The Agrobacterium vitis region ACGATGCGTCTTTCCAGGGGTCAATATGAGGCTTTGTTCGAAGGTCTTGACTGGCGGCGGGTGATGGCGCAACGGGTGACCGCGCCGTCGGCGGCAGGATGATTGTTCGGCCGTCTTTCTATTGTTTTATTTGGATTTTTTGAGCTGCTTTGCTATAAAGCGGCATGTCGCAACCTATTGATCTCAGCCTGTTTCCGGACCTTCCGCCAGAGGTAGTCAAAGCCTTTGCGGCGATGCAGTTCGAACTGTCGGTCGAGCGTGCGGCACGCCAGCATGAGCAGGCGGTCGTTGCCGAAAAGGACGCGTTCATCACTGAGCTGAAGGAACTGATCGAGAAGCTTGAGGGGCAGGTTCACGACTACAGGCGCACGAAGTTCGGGCCAAAATCGGAAAAGCTCGATCCGGCGCAGATGGAACTGGCACTGGAAGACCTTGAAACGGCGATTGCCGAAACACAGGCGCGGATCGCCGCCGTCGAGAAGAAGATCGAAGCCAGCGCAGATGATCCCGAAAAGGCTGGCAATTCTGGAGAGGTTGGCGATCCGGACAAGGCCGTTTCTCGCAAGGAGCGCAAGGCCCGTGCACTGCCCGAACACCTGCCGCGGGTCGAGCGCGTGATCGAGCCCGATAGCATCGTTTGTCCCTGCGGTTGCGGCAACATGGTCCGGATCGGCGAGGACCGGACGGAACGGCTCGACCGGATCCCGGCGCGCTACGAGGTGATCGTCACGATCCGCCCGAAATACGCATGCCCCAAGGGTCGAACCGGCGTCGTCCAGGCCAGAGCGCCGGCGCATCTTCTGGAAGGGAGCTGGCCGACGGAGGCCCTTCTGGCGGAGATTGCCGTCTCCAAGCATTCCGAACACATGCCCCTCAACCGTCAGGCCGAGGTCATGGCGCGACACGGCGTGCCAATCGACCGCACGGTGCTGGCCGATTGGATGGGGCGCACGGGTAGCGAAATCGCACCGGTGGTCGACCACATGGCCAAACGGCTGCTGTGGGAAAGCACGCGCCTCTATGTCGACGAAACGACCGCCCCGGTGCTGGATCCTGGGCGAGGCAAGACAAAGACCGGCTATCTCTGGGCCGTGCTGCGTGACGACCGCGGCTGGAATGGTTCTGCTCCGTCAGGTGTGGTGTTCCATTATCGGCCCGGGCGTAAAGGAGAATATGCCGCTGAGATCCTTGACGGGTTCAACGGCACAATCCAAGTGGATGCCTACGGCGGTTACTCTCATCTCGCTACGTCCGATCGTATCGGCGGCGCTCCGCTGAAGTTGGCTTTCTGTTGGGCACACGGGCGCAGAAAGCTGATCAAGGCCACGCCAAAGAGCGGATCGCCCATCGTCGACGAGGCGTTGGTGCGGATCGCCGCGCTCTACAAGATCGAAGACAGTATCCGAGGCTCAGACCCCGAACATCGCCGGGCAGTTCGACAGGACCTGTCCCTCCCGCTGGTGGAGGAGTTCTTCACCTGGCTGGCAGCCCAGGCCGCGCGCGTCTCACGCAAATCTGACCTCGGAAAAGCCCTGGCCTATATGCTGACGCGACAGGACGGATTCCGGCTGTTCCTGGACGATGGCCATGTCGATATCGACTCCAACCTGGTGGAAAACGCGATCCGCCGCCCGGCCATGAACCGCCGCAATGCGCTCTTTGCGGGGCACGATGAAGGGGGCCGCAATTGGGCTCGGTTTGCCAGTCTTATCGGCACTTGCAAAATGAACGGCGTTGAACCTTACGCCTATCTTTGCGACCTCTTCACCCGCCTCGCAAACGGCCACCTCGTGAAAGACATCGATGCCCTGATGCCTTGGGCCTATGCCACCCGCATCAAGGCCTCACAATGAGCTCGTCAGATACTCATCGGTGAGCTCACATCCGGCCCCCAGGCAAAACTATCAAGCCGCTGCAACTGAAAAATCAATGGGGCGTGGACGCCGCATACAGTGTAAATGCCACGTCAGCAAGATTGATGTCAGGAACCCGCTGTAAATGTACCGCAAGCCGGGATGCCGCAGCCCGAAGCGATGTTTCTGTCTTGGCAGACGAATGTAACGTTGGGGGAAGAGACTTAAAATCAGGACCCACAGTGTCCCACATGAGACCCTTCCATATCTCTAAAAAACAAATAGTTAGCTATAGAGTGGCCCACGTAAAAACGAACGACCACGACAAACGATGCGCTATCATCCAAAAAGAAGTACCGCATCGAAACGCTGCCAGAATCCTGGAGTGAGAGGATACAAAGGCGGACGTTCTTGATTATATTCAACGCTTCTACAACCCGAACCGTCCCCATTCGATACTCGACTATCTCAACACCATGGAATTTGAAAACAAGGTGGGACTAGCCAAACTCTGTGTCCGATACACCAGCAGCGGGCCAAACACCGATTCCGATGAAAGCACGGCTCTAGCATTCAGACAGAGATATGTTTATTCCAATTTTAGCATCTAATCCGTTGGACCAAATATGTATCCAGATATCGCCGATTATACCTCTGAAAAGCAGCTTGATTTTGAACGGCTGCGTAATGAAATTGTGATAGATTGTTCCTTTGTTCCATCATTTGGCCTTCACAGTGATATTCGGCAGCAGGTCGAAATGCTGGAACGGGAATTCGCGGGGCAGTCCCGACTGAAACTCGTGCATGCGGTGTTGAACATGTTGGTACGGCGGGGTGTGGCTGTAGATATAGTCTACGGCCACTTTCGTGCGCTGTGGGCGGAGCATGCTGATTTCCTGCTTGAGACGCTTGACAGCCGGTGGCTGGTTTCGGCTTGCGATACGATCTGTGATTGTTCGCCCGATGAAAGCGAACGACAAGTGGCTATTTTGGTCAGCCTTTTTGTCAATACACTTAAACTTGCAGAAACTGAGCGGCTCATGACTGCTTCGGTCGAGGTCGATAAATCCCGTATTAAAGGACGTATGCCGCTTTTCGATGGCTTAACAGCCTTTATGCCAGGAAAAGGCGACATGCCCATCAATTTGCTGAGACGGATAGATCGAGCTGTGCGGCCGGAAACATTGATCGGAAAGATCGGCAGAGAACTGATCAACCGAGCCCTTTCGAGCGATACGTTGTTTGCACGGTTTTCTAAAATTGCGACGCTCAATAAATGGCGTGACTACCTTTCGCCAGTCCACCCCGCTACTGCTTCAATACCCGATCGCACCCAAGTCGCGATGAAACTAGACCAGCCTAGCTATATACTCCTTAATGATACGGGCCGGCTAGGAGGTAGCTTTCACATCGGAACGCTTTATGCCTGCACCGCGATCCGCGAAAGCTTGGCTAATCGGGGACTCCACGAAATTGGTTGGGCTAATGACCGTGAGAGGTTCAATCAACTCCTTGCCGATGGATTATCCCAGCCCACGCTAGTCGTTCTGAACGGCGAAGGTACACTCCACCACGGCTCGCAGCGCGCTGCCGAACTATTGGCGATCTGCGAAGATGCAAAAGAGCAAAAAATTGGTGTCGCAGTTGTAAACTCAGTTTGGGAGTTTAATCCCGACAATATGCTTTCCGCACTAAAGGCAGCGGACTTGATCCATGTCCGCGACAACATCTCACGCGATGCTCTTCCGAGTGAGATGCATGCTGAAGTGACACCCGATGTGTCGATTAAGTTGTTTTTTCGGATGGCGCGCGGTGGACAATTCTTGCCGCCACAGCACGAGATCGGAGTTATGGACAGCGTCGTGCAAACAGTTACTGATGCGCTTCTTGGTTTTGCAGAAG contains the following coding sequences:
- the tnpC gene encoding IS66 family transposase, with the protein product MSQPIDLSLFPDLPPEVVKAFAAMQFELSVERAARQHEQAVVAEKDAFITELKELIEKLEGQVHDYRRTKFGPKSEKLDPAQMELALEDLETAIAETQARIAAVEKKIEASADDPEKAGNSGEVGDPDKAVSRKERKARALPEHLPRVERVIEPDSIVCPCGCGNMVRIGEDRTERLDRIPARYEVIVTIRPKYACPKGRTGVVQARAPAHLLEGSWPTEALLAEIAVSKHSEHMPLNRQAEVMARHGVPIDRTVLADWMGRTGSEIAPVVDHMAKRLLWESTRLYVDETTAPVLDPGRGKTKTGYLWAVLRDDRGWNGSAPSGVVFHYRPGRKGEYAAEILDGFNGTIQVDAYGGYSHLATSDRIGGAPLKLAFCWAHGRRKLIKATPKSGSPIVDEALVRIAALYKIEDSIRGSDPEHRRAVRQDLSLPLVEEFFTWLAAQAARVSRKSDLGKALAYMLTRQDGFRLFLDDGHVDIDSNLVENAIRRPAMNRRNALFAGHDEGGRNWARFASLIGTCKMNGVEPYAYLCDLFTRLANGHLVKDIDALMPWAYATRIKASQ